The DNA window GATTATGAAGCTTGATGATATCGCTAGAATGGCAATCAGTGAGGTTAGCGCTGAGCTTGAAAAAATAGAAGCATTGCAAAGTAAAAAGCAAGAAGAGCTTGAGCGAGAGAATTTAAAAAAAGAGCTTTTGGCTATAGAGTCTAATGAAAATGCACTAAATAACGAGCTAAAAGTTGAGGCAAATTTACAAAATGAGCAAGTATTTGAGGTAAAAGAGGAGCCAGCAAGTCCAATAAAAAGTAGAGAGATGAGCGAAGAGAAAATTTTCTTAGCAAACCTTGCTGAGCGCATAGAAGTGCTTTTTGAAGGGCTTAAACAAACTAGTGAACAAAATCTTGCTTCAAGGCTTGAGCTAACGACAAAATTTTTAGAATTTACCCTTGCAAATATCGAAAATAGACTCCAAAATCTCTCAAAATAAGCCATTAGACGGCTCAAAAAATGAGATAAAAATCAAAAATGAAATTTATAAAAATAGCGAGCTAGACTTTTTTAGGTCGCTATTTGCTCCATTTACTTCACGTGTCTATCTAGTTGGTGGCTGCGTGAGAGATGCATTCTTGGGGCGAGAAATTTATGATTATGACATCGAAGTTTATGACATCGAGCCTTTAAAATTTAATGAGCTAATGGCTAGCATAGGCGCTAGCGGTGTTGGTAAAAGCTACTTCATTTACAAATATAAAAACTACGACATTGGGCTTCCAAGAAGCGAGAGCAAAACTGGGAATTCACACAAAGACTTTGCGGTAAGCTATATTAATGATCCCAAAATGGCGAGCCTTAGGCGAGATTTCACGATAAATGCCATGATGATGAATATCTTTAATGGAGAAATTTTAGACTTTTACGGCGGGAAGCAAGATTTAGCAAAAAAGATATTAAGGCACATTGATAGTGAGAAATTTAAAGAAGACCCACTAAGGGTGCTTAGAGGAGTGCAATTTAGCTCTAGGCTTGATTTTAGTATAGCTGATGAGACGCTAGCTCTCATGAAAAGCCTTAGTTTGGAGCATCTAAGCAGAGATAGGATAAATACTGAGCTTATTAAATTTTTTCGTGCAAAGTATCTAGAAAAAGGAGCTTACTATCTTTTTGAGCTTGGACTTTTTAAAGAAATTTTTGGTATGCAAATTTCTATGGACGATGGATTTTTAAGCGATCTTAAGAGTGCTAGAGAATTTGTGGATGATGAGAGATTATTTTTATATCTTTTGTTTGGCAAATTTGAGCTTGACACAAAAGAAATTTTAGAGAAAATGCGTCTGCCAAAGAGCTACTTTTCTATCTTAAAGCAGCCTTATTTTAAGGACATGCCAAGCGATAAAGAGCTAATGCAAATTGCCATAAATATGCCCATAAAATCATGGCTTGGAGCTTATAATAAAGAGCGGATAGAGCGTGCCAAGAAGCTTGGAATTTATGAGACGAAATTTGACCCGAAAGTCGATGTGGCAGAAATTTTATCAGCTGGTTTTAAAAACGAAGAGATCGCAAAAGAGATAAAACGTAGGCAAGAGCTTGAAATTTCAAAATATCTAAGCGAGCATAAGCCTAGAAAAGATTAGTCTTTAAAACTCTTAAAAGCCCATTTTGGCTAAAATAGGCTAGTTTATAACACTTTTAAGGCAAAGAAAGCTTATGTTTAACATAGTCCTAGTCCATCCTCAGATACCGCAAAATACTGGAGCTATCGGTAGAATGTGCGTTAATGCAAATTTAAAGCTACATATCGTTAAGCCAACGGTCTTTGATCTGAGTGAAAAGGCTGTTAGACGAGCAGGACTTGACTACTGGAAAATTTTAAATCCAAAAATTTGGGATAGTTTGGAAGAATTTTTAGAAGCAAACTTAAGCCACAAGGATAGATTTTTCTTCGCTACCACAAAGACAAATAGGCTTTACTACGAGGCCGAGTTTAAGCCAGGAGATTTTATATTTTTTGGTGGCGAGAGTACTGGGCTGCCAAGAGAATTTATGGATATAAATTTTAAAAATGCCATAACCATACCAATGGGAAAAGAGGGCAGGAGCTTAAATTTAGCTATGAGTGCTGGCATTATCGCTTATGAGGCGATCAGGCAAAATATTACTGAATTTGACTTTAGGAGTGAGATTTGAGAGTAGTTTTTGCTTTGGTTTTTACCATTTTAGTGGCATTTGCGAGTGAAATTAGCATCGCAACTTATAATGTGCAAAATTTATTTGATTGCAAAGATGATGGTAGCGAGTATCTTGATTTTAAAGTAGGCGTATCAAAATGGGACTGTGAGGCGGCTGATTCAAAACTACAAAGGACAAGACAAGTCATAAATGCACTAAATACTGACATTATCGCACTTCAAGAGATCGAAAATGAGCAAGTTTTAAAAGCTCTGGTAAGTGATAGCGAGTATAAATTTGCAAGCTTTACAAAGGAGAAAAACTCGCCTGTTGGGCTTGGGCTTATTTCAAAGTTACAGCCAAGTGGCAGTGAAATTTTTAAAGTTCCAAACGTAAAGACGAGAAATATTCTAAAGGTTATTTTTGAGACAGAAGGTAAGAAATTTAGCATATTTGTAAATCACTTTCCAACTTATAAAAATGGCATAAATATGCAAAAAAAGGCTGAAAAAACGTTAAGAACAGCTCTGGGTAAAGAGAAAAACGCGATTATTTTGGGTGATTTTAACTCGCCCTTTGGACAAAAATCTATCCTAAATGACATCATTACAACGAGAAATTTTTATGATCTTTATAAAGAGCTTGAGCCAAAAGATAGATATTCTCACGCAGTACATGGCAAAAAAAGAGCGATCGATCATGTTTTACTTTCACCTAGCTTTATGGAAAATGGCGATCTAAGCTATGTTGGTGGCAGTTTTGAAGTCTTTAAACCAAGCTTTGCAGTCGATGAAAAAGGCTTTGCAAAGAGCGACCTTTACTCGGATCACTTTGCGTTAAAGTTTAAAATTTCAACTGATCCAAGCCCAGTAAAAAAGAGCTTTGTAAGTAAAATTTTTAAAAAAGATGAAAACAAAGCCAATAAAAAAATAAGCGAACAAGACTATAAGACGGCTGATGTGGATACGCTTTTTGATCACCCAGAGGCAGTGCCAGTCGTGATTGAAAAAGCGGTTGTTATCTTAAAAGATAAGTATGGCTTCATTATCTCGAAAAATCACCGTGGAATTTATGTCTATGATCCTAAAAATAGCGTTACTGTAGGCGAAGAGCTAGATATTTTAGTAAGGCGAATGAAAATTTATAAAGATGCGCTTGAAGTCAGCTCTTATGAGATCATAAATGAGCATGGCACAAAAGATATTAGCGAAAATTTACTAGATGCATCGCAATTAAGTGAAGCTAGAAGTGGCGATGTCTTTGCTAAAATTTCGGGCAGACTAGAGAGGGGCTATCTGCATACACCATACGGTAAGATCAGGGTTTATAGTAAGAAAAAGCTAAAAGATGGCGAGTATAGTTTTGAAAACGTGAGAGTTAAAATTTATAAGAGAGAAAACCAAATCGTTGTGGAGTAGAAAGTGCAAATTTTAGATATTTTTATGATCACAGCATTTGTTTTGTTTGCTATTTTTATGATAAGAGGGGTTGTTTTGCAGGCACAAGAAAAGGAGAGAGTAAGAAAAATGATAAGAGAAAAAAGAGAAAATTTTAATAAAAAGAGTGAAATATGAAAGAGTTATTACTTGAGATCGGAGTTGAAGAACTTCCAGCGATACCATTTTTAAGAGAGCTACCAAATATCAATACTAAATGGCAGGCTGTGCTTGAAAAATATAACATTGCAAGCGAGTTTAAATTTTATTACACGCCACGTCGTTTGGTCTTTTTTCATGAGAAATTTCCTAAGGCTCAGCCCGATAGCGTGGCTAGTTTCGTTGGTGCGCCAAAGCAAGTAGCACTAAAAGACGGAGCTTTCACAAAAGCAGCACTTAGCTTTGCTAGCAAATATAGCATAGATGAGAGCGAGCTTAAATTTAAAGAGATAGACGGCAAAGAGGTGCTCTACTACGAAAAAGAGGTAAAAGGCGAGCCAGTCGCTAAGATAATGGGCGATATGGTTGAGGAGTTTTTAAAGAGTCTAAATTTTGGCAAGTCTATGCGCTGGGGCAATGGTGAGTTCGAGTTTATCCGCCCGATAAGATCGTTTTTGTGTTTGCTTGGCGATGAGGTCATTAAATTTGATAAATTTGGCGTGGCAAGTGGTGACTCTACATATCCACATAGAAGCATCAGCTACGACAAGATCAAAATTTCAAATATAAAAGAATACTTTGATGGCTCAAGGGCTCGTGGTGTTGTGCTTGAAGCTGCCGAGAGAGAAAAAATAATCCTTGATGAGTTTGGAAAGATCAGTCAAAAAAGTGGGCTAAAGATCGAGATAGATAGAGAACTTCTAGCTGAAGTCGTGGCGATTACTGAGTACCCAACAGCACTTCTTGGCTCATTTGAAGGGGAATTTTTAGAGGTGCCAAGCGAGGTCATCATCACTTCGATGAAAGAAAATCAACGCTACTTCCCAGTCTTTAAAGATGGCAAGCTAGCAAACGGCTTCGTTGTCGTTAGTAACGCCATAACGCAGGACTACTCGCTCATCATCAAGGGCAACGAAAAGGTGCTAAGAGCAAGGTTAAGCGATGCGATGTTTTTTTGGCAAAGTGACTTAAAAGCTGAATTTAGCCCAGAAAAACTAAAAAATATAACTTACCTAAAAGAGCTTGGAAGTATCTACGAAAAAGAGCTTAGAGAGCTACAAGTGGCTAAAAAGCTTGCTAGCAACTATGACGAGCTACTCAAAAAAGAAGCTGGCGAGTATGGAGCCAAGCTTGAGCGAGCTGTGATGCTAAGCAAGGCTGATCTTACAACGCAGATGGTTTATGAATTTACCGAGCTTCAAGGCATCATGGGCGCTTACTATGCAAAGGCTAAAAACGAGGATGAGGACGTCGTTTTGGCTATAAAAGAACAGTATTTGCCAGACGGCGAAGAGGCGCAGTGCCCAAGTAAGGTGTTTAGCTCGGTTGTAGCGCTTTCAAATAAGCTTGATACGCTAATGGGACTCTTTAGTATCGGCAAAATCCCAAGTGGCACCAAAGACCCATACGCTCTAAGGCGTGCGGCAAATGGCGTGATAAAGATCGTTTTGGCGCATAATTTGAAATTTAACGTAAAAGAAATTTTAGAAGATATCGCAAAAGATTATAAAAAAATTGACATTGAAGTATTAATAAATTTTATCCTTGATAGGCTCTACACTTTCTTTGACGCAAACGCTTCTATCGTAAAAGCATGCATAAAAAGCGGCGAGAAAGATATCCTAGAGCTAACCAAGATGATAGAGGCACTTGCTAAAATTTCAAGTGAATCAAATTTTAGAGAGAATTTCTCGACATTTAAACGCCTTGCAAACATAATAAAAGATGATAAATTTAGCAAGGTCGATGAGAACCTTTTTGATATAGATGCTGAAAAGGCCTTAAATGACGCGTTTAAAGCGGTTGATAAGAGCCTAGCGTATGAGCCAAGGCTAAAAGCGCTATTTGCCCTAAAACCACAGATCGATGAGTTTTTTGACAAAGTTATGATAAACGTTGAAAATGAGAAAGTGCGAAATAATCGCATCGCAATCATCGGTCAAATTTATAGTGAGATATTAAAAGTAGCTGATATAAAAGAGATCAGCTTTTAAATTTACGCCAGCTTCAGGCTCTTGCCTAGGCTGGCTTTAAATTTACTTCCTAAAGATATCAAATTCTGGTTCATAAGCCTTAGTTTTTACCACAAAATATCCAAGAACTGAGCTAAATATAAAATCATGCGAAAGGCTCTCATCTTTTCTAGTTTTTAGCCTTTTTAAAAGTTCGCTATCGCTTGAAAAGACGATGGCTGGGATGTGTTTTTGCTCATCTGGAGCGATGGAATAAGGCAGACCATGTAAATATATGCCATTTTCGCCTAGGCTCTCTCAGTGATCTGAGAAAAAGAACATGGTGACTTCAAATTCATCTTTTCTTGCTTCAAGGGCGTTTATCAGCTCACTTTGTAGATAGTCCTCATATAAAATGGTGTTGTCGTAGGTGTTTGCTATCTCTTCTGGCGTGCATTTATTTAGCTCCGCAGTATCGCACGTTGGGGTAAATTCTTTAAATTTGCTTGGGTAGCCTTTGTAGTAGATAGGGCCATGCGAGCCTTGCAGGTGTAGCACGATAAAGGTGGTGGAATTTGCATCTTCGATGACCTTTTTGGCCTCATCAAATATCACTTCGTCAAAGCCTTCTGCTCGATGATCTGAAGTATGGTTTTGATCGAGATTGTCGCAAACGCCCTTGCAACCGCCGCTATTGTTGCCAAAAAAGTATGTTTTTATGCCAAGTTTATTGATGATATCAACTAAATTTTCACGAGCTTTTGCTTCACGGTTGCTAAAATTTTCTCGCTTTAAGTCTGAAAATAAGCAAGGCACACTAGTCTCTGTGGCTGTTCCACATGAGTAGAAATTCGTAAAACTTACCACACCTTTTTGCTTAGTAAATTTATTCGTATCATTTTTGGTGTAGCCATTTAGTGAGTAGTTTCTGCTTCTTTGCGTCTCGCCAACTATCAAAACCAAAATTTTCTTTTTATTATCAGCTAGTACCGCATCATCTGCTACATAAGTAAAAGGTAGTGGTTTTTGAGTGATCGATTTTACTAGCTTTATAGCTGAGTAGATGGGATAGTATGGGAGCAATGCAGTTCTTAAATTCGAATGCTCTCTAAAAAATGGTATAAAAATTTTAGACGTTAATAAAAATATGGTAGCTATCGCAACTATAGAAAATGAGATAATTTTTGCTCTTAATTTAAGCTCATTAAATGCTAGCAAAAACTAAGATAAAGACGATGGCAAATATAAGAAAAAGAGTGGATTATTTTATAAAAAGCCATAATAATAGGACTCAAATGTAAATGGCTAGAAATTTCAAATGAAAAAATAAGATTATTTTTTCTTGCCTTTGGAGTTTTTTGCTTCAGATTTTTTGACTTTTGCGTTCTCTTTTATGCTAAGTTTTTCTTTAACTTTTTGCATATCGTTAAAGCCAATACCTTGGACTTTTTCAAGTTCATCGATGCTTTTAAATTTATGGGCTTTTCTGTATTTTATAATGTTTAACGCCTGGCCTTTACTTAGCCCAAGCTCCATTAACTCGTTTTTGCTGGCTGTATTTAGATTAGCGCCATATGCAATGCTTGCAACTACCAAGCAAAGTAAAATTTTAATCTTCATCTTATCTTCCTAAAATAATAATCCATCGTTTTCTTGATCTTGTATGATGTCATTTGCAGGCGTATTTTGAGGTAGTGGCGAGTCGTTTGTGTAGTATTCGTCGCTACCTCCATAATAGCCTTTATAAACACCATCTGGCTGCTCAAATGCGCGTCTTAAAGTAGGATAAAGCTTAATGTAGCCTTCCATAAATTTCTTAAAGACAGGCGCCGCTGTCCTGCTGCCGCCCTCGACCTTTTTCATAGGACTGTTATCGTCGTTTCCGTACCAGATGATGGCCTCGATATCAGGCGAGTAGCCGCAAAACCAAGCATCGATGCTGTTGTTTGACGTGCCAGTTTTGCCAGCGATCTGGATGCCATTTACCTTTGCGTTGCGTCCGGTGCCGTTATTTACGACATTTTGAAGCAAGGTTGTCATCAAAAATGCCTGCTCAGGTTTTAGCACCTGCTTCTTTTGTGGCTCATAGTCCATCGACGCACCAAAGCTATTTTCTATATGCTTAATAAGTGTCGGCTCAACCATCTCGCCCTCATTTGGGAACATCGAGTAAAATTTTGCAAAATCAAGTGGCGAAATTCCAAAGCTACCAAGTGCGATTGATAAATTTTCAGGGATGTCGTTAAAGCCCATATCCTTAAGCTGTTTGCGAACTGAGCTAAGACCAAGATCGTTTAGTAAATTTATGGTTGCGAGGTTGCGAGACTGGGTTAAGGCTGATTTTATCGTGATGTAGCCTTGAAAGCCACCGCTATAGTTCTTTGGCGTCCACTCTTTGCCATTGCCCATGTCAAATGTCCTAGCGATATCAGCTACTTGAGAGACGACAGAGTAGCCGCTATCAAGGGCTATTTGATAGATAAATGGCTTAATGCTAGATCCTGGCTGGCGCTTGCTCTGGGTGGCGCGGTTGTAGCTACTTTTTGCGTAGTCGATGCCGCCAATTAGAGCTAAAATTTGTCCGCTTTGTGGGTGAGTGACGACGATAGCGCCATTTAGCATCTCTGGATTTGCCTTTTTATCTCTTTTTAAAATTTCATTGTAACCATATACTAGAGCGTCTTGAGCGATCTTTTGCACGTTTAGATCGACGGTGCTTTGTATCTTGTAACCGCCAGTTTTTATATCGTCAAATTTCTTTGAAGCCTCTTTTATGATCTCATCGACCACGTAAGGAGCTTTATTTCTTGTGAGCGTATCGTCAAAAACTGCTGGTTCTTCAAGCACGCCCTTGCGGTACTCATCCTCGTTTATCCAGCCGATGCTATACATCCTCTCAAGAACCCTGTTTGCACGGCTAAGCGAGAGGTCGAGGTGCTTTGTAGGATCATAGGTGCTTGGCGCTTTTGGCATGCCAACTAGCATCGCTATCTCTTTTATGCTTAGCTCATTTAGCTCTTTTCTAAAGTACCCCTCTGCAGCTGTTTTGATGCCGTAGTAGCCGTGGCCGAAATATACGTGGTTTAGGTATCTTTCAATGATGTCCTCTTTGCTAAGCTCGCTTTCAAGCTTCATAGCAAGCACAACCTCTTTTATCTTTCTTGTAAATTTCTTCTCGCGGCTTAGGGCTAGGTTTTTTATGAGCTGCTGAGTTAGCGTAGATGCGCCTTCTACCAGCTTTCTAGCTTTGATGTCCTTTATCGCCGCTCTTGCCATGGCTTCTACGTTGATACCGCCATGCTCAAAGTAGCTCGTATCTTCGATAGCCACGAGCGCTTCGATGACACGTGGTGGGATGTCGTTATACTTTACGTAAATTCTATTTTCTTCAAAGATATTTGCGATAAGCTCGTTGTTTCTATCAAAAATTTGTGTCGCAAGCTTTGGCTTGTAGTCGATGATGGTGTAAGCGTCAAATCTCACCTGCGAATAAAAGTATAAAAACGCTCCACCAAGTGCGACGGCAACTACAAAGATAAATGCCAAGATATATTTCATAAAAATGCCTTTAATATTTTTAAATTTAGCCCCATTGCCGTGCTTGTCTCGCCGTGCTGGGAGATGATGTATTTTTTATTAAAATTTTCTATCGTCATGGCTCCAGCTTTGCCTCGCCACTCGCCACTTTCTAGGTAGCTTTTTAGATCTTGCTCGCTAAATTTAGCAAATTTATATGTAGTCTTGCTCACATTTATAAGCTCAAATTCGCCTAAAAATATCATCGCCGTATAGACGCTACACTCATTGCCACTTTGTAAATTTAGCATAGCAAGTGCCTCTTTTTCGTCCTTTGCCTTGCCTAAAATTTTATCCCCACACGCCACGCAGCTATCTGCAAAGAGTAAATTTGTAAGCTTGCCATTTGCCTTTAAAAACTGCTCTTTTTTTGCTTTTACGACGTTTTGGACGTAAATTTCTGGTTTTAGGCTCTTTGCTATCATGCTCTCATCAAAGCTGCAAGAAATTTGTTTAAATTCTATCCCAGCATTTTTTAGTAAATTTGCCCTTGTTGGCGAGCTTGAAGCGAGTGTTATCATAAAAATACCTTATAGCTTATACCAAGATAAATAGCTGCTAGCGAAGCTAATAAATTTAGCGGTGTAAAATAATAAATTATAACGATCAAACTCTCGTTTAGCTCGATCATTTCATGCGATCTTAGTGCTTTTAAGGCCTTTTTGTATCTATAAAATATATAGCTTAAATTTAATAGCAAAAATAGTTCTATTGCGCATTTTGTTGCCACCATTGCACTTGCCATAGGATTTGTCAAATTTGCATCATAAAATCCAAAAATTATAACTATACTTGTTGCTATCACGCAAAGGATTAGTATGAAAATCGCAATGCCAAAGCATCTTATAATGTGAAGTAAGATGTGATAGCGCTCCTTGTCTTCAAATTTATTTTTTATAAAGTAGCTTCCAACAAGTACAAGACCGGCTTGTAGCCCCACAAAAAGAGCTACAAAGCATACATGCAAAAATAGTACTACTTGGTCAAATTTTATAAAAGCTATATCGTAATGACTCATTTTTCTAAGGCTTGCCTTGCGTACTCAAGTGAGTCTTTTATCGCATCTTCTATCATTGATGCATCTTTGCCACCGGCTGTTGCAAAGTCATCTTTACCACCGCCATTGCCACCTAGGATTTGCGCTGCAAATTTTACCCAAGCACCTGCCTTTAAAGGAGCGTTTTTAACTCCAGCTGCAAGAGAAATTTTGCCACTCTCATCAGCTTGGATTAGCAAAATAGCAGCACTTTCATGCTCATTTTTAAACTCGTCTATCAAGGTTTTTATATCTCCACCATCTACGCTTGTAACGCAAAGTTTGGTTTTATTTATATCTAAATAGACTAGCTCATGAGAATTTTTAGCATTTTTTAGCTTATCTTTTAAAACTCTTAGTTCATTTTTTAGCTTTTTGACCGCATTTAGTGGCTCGGTGCTCTTTAGCTCATCTTTTAGCTCGTCAAGCTCAGCTCTAAATGATCTTGCTAAATTTAGCGCAGCCCTTGAGCAAACGGCCTCTATACGCCTAACACCAGCACTTACGCCACTCTCTTTTATGATAAAAAATGATCCGATCTCATCTATATTTTTTACGTGTGTGCCACCGCAAAGTTCTTTGCTGACGTCGCCAAAGCTAACGACTCTTACATCATCAGCGTATTTTTCATTAAATAGTGCAATAGCTCCACTATTTTTAGCATCTTCAAGTTTCATAAGTTCTGTTTTTGAGTTAGCGCCATTTAGTATCCACTCATTTACTAGATTTTCAATCTTTGAAATTTCTTCGCTAGTAAGCGCTTTTGGATGTGAGAAGTCAAATCTTAACTTATCTGCTTCTACGCTTGAGCCAGCTTGAGCGATATGCGTGCCAAGCACGTTTCTAAGGGCTGCATGAAGCAAGTGTGTAGCGCTGTGATGACGTGCAGTTTCTGCTCTATCGCTAGAAACTTCAAGCTCTACTTCGTCGCCAACTTTTAGTGCCACGGTAGTTTTTACTAAAGATAAATTTAGTCCATGAAATTTTTGCGTATCAAGCACATTTGCTTTGCCCACTATCTTACCGCTATCACCGCACTGACCGCCACTTTGAGCGTAAAATGGAGTGACATCAAACATCACCCAGCCCTCTTTGCCAGCGTCCAGGCTATCTACATTTTTAAATTCTTCATCAAGCAGGGCTAGAATTTTACTTTTGCTTTTAAGCTCTTCGTAACCTATAAATTTATTCTCGCCAAATTTCTCAAGTAGCTCTTTAAAGTCGCCCTTCGCGCTCTTATCGCCACTGCCTTTCCAAGCAGCTTTTGCACGTGCTTTTTGCTCGCTCATAAGCTCATCAAACCTTGCTTCATCGACTTTTAAGCCTTTTTCTCTAAGCATATCAGCTGTTAGGTCAAGTGGGAAGCCAAATGTATCATAAAGCTTAAACGCAGCCTCTCCGCTAAAAATTTCTTTTGTATTTTTAAGCTCGCTCTCAAATAGCTCCAAGCCACTAGCGATTGTCGCCAAAAATCTCTCTTCTTCAAGCTTGATCTGCTCTTTTACAGCCGCTTTTTTCTCATTTAGGTATGTGTAGTGCTCGCCCATTAGCTCGCAAACTTTATCGACAAGCTTATACATAAATGGCTCTTTTATGCCTAGCAAGTATCCATGGCGGATCGCACGGCGTAAGATGCGGCGAAGCACGTAGCCACGGCCTTCTTTGTCAAATGTTGTACCTTGAGCTAGCAAAAATGTAACCGAGCGGATGTGATCGCTTATGACGCGGTAGCTAGCGCCACTTTCATAGACGTATGGCTTGCCACAAAGCTTTGCTACTTCGTTAATTAGCGGCATAAAAAGGGTGCTATCGTAGTTGCTAAATTTACCTTGCAAGATAGCAGTAACGCGCTCAAGTCCCATGCCGGTATCGATGCTTGGCTTTGGTAGTGGGCTTAGTTTGCCGTCCGCGCTTCTTTCATACTGCATGAAAACAAGATTCCAAATCTCTAAAAATCTATCGCCATCGCCACCCATGTAATCTACAGGCGTGTTAAAGTGTTCAGCCCCTTGATCGTAAAAAATTTCACTACAAGGGCCACATGGTCCAGTATCGCCCATCTGCCAGAAGTTATCATGGTCGCCAAAGCGGTAAATTCTCTCTTTTGCGATGTGAGTGCTCCAAATTTCAAACGCCTCATCGTCGCTTTCATGAACGGTTACATAAAGCTTATCTTTTGGCAGTTTTAGTACTTCTGTTACAAATTCCCAAGCGTAAGCGATCGCCTCTTTTTTGAAGTATTCACCAAAGCTAAAATTTCCTAGCATCTCAAAAAATGTGTGGTGGCGCGCTGTGTAGCCGACGTTATCTAGGTCGTTGTGCTTGCCGCCAGCTCTTATGCAGGTCTGACAGCTAGTGCGGATAGGTGGTGTTGGGCGCGGCACTTCGCCTGTGAAAATGCTCTTAAACGGCACCATGCCAGCGTTTGTGAAAAGTAGTGTTGCATCGTTTGGCACGAGTGGAGCAGAAGCTACTACTTCGTGACCTTTTGATTTAAAAAAATCAAGATATGCCTTTCTTATATCTAAATTTTGCATTTTTATCCTCGTTAGTTTTAAATTTTGCTCGATTTTAGCTAAAAATCGTTTGTAAATTTATAAAAAAATACAAAATTAATTTTTGCTTAATATATTTTATAAATTTATTTGTTTAAAAGCGATTTGCAATTAAAATAGCCTAAAAATTTATAACTAAAAGGTCTTTAGTGAAACTCAAAATTGGTATTGTTGGATACAATCTGGTTGGCAAGCGGCACTATATGGAGCTGAGGCGTTCTGACAAATTTGAAGTTTGTGGAGTTTTTGATAAAGAAAATAGAGATGATGCTTGCAGAGCTCCGTTTTTTGATGAGTTTAAGAAATTTATAGAAGTAGCCCAGCCACAAGCTGTCGTGCTTTGTTTGCCTCAACATGAGATCGTAGAGGCCTTTTGCCAGTGCGCAAAGTATTGCCAAAATATCTTGATTTCAAGACCGATATTTAAAAACGTGAGCGAGCTAAAAGAGATAAAATATGCCTCAGTGGTAAATAAAGTAAGAGTTTGCACTGGCGTTGATGAACGCTTTAATCCAACTATCGTTTCATTAAAAAAGGCGCTTTTAAAGGAAGAAGAAATTTATAGCATTTCAATTGCGCATTTTAAGCCACTTTGTGAGGGAAATATTATAAATGAGCTTTCGCTTTGCGATATAGACCTTGCGAAAAATTTAGTAGATAGTGAAATTTGCAGCTTTTTTTATACTCAAGCAAATAAAACAAATACCAAAATATGCGACAATGTTGGAATAAACATTAAAATGAAAAATCAAATTTTGGTGAGCATTACCGATTCGTTTTGTGGTTCATTAGAACGTTTTAAAATAGAAGTAAATGCCAAAGAAGGTGTTTATTTTGGCGATCTTATTGATTACAAACTTCACAGAGTAAATGAAAATGGTCAGATGAATTTAAAAACCGATCCTTTAAACAATGAAATAAAAGCCCAATATGATGCCTTTTATGATCTTTGTCAAAGCGGCGAAAGTAGCGAGCTTTCAAGCATTGATGATGCGATAAAAATTAAGGAGT is part of the Campylobacter concisus genome and encodes:
- a CDS encoding Gfo/Idh/MocA family protein; this encodes MKLKIGIVGYNLVGKRHYMELRRSDKFEVCGVFDKENRDDACRAPFFDEFKKFIEVAQPQAVVLCLPQHEIVEAFCQCAKYCQNILISRPIFKNVSELKEIKYASVVNKVRVCTGVDERFNPTIVSLKKALLKEEEIYSISIAHFKPLCEGNIINELSLCDIDLAKNLVDSEICSFFYTQANKTNTKICDNVGINIKMKNQILVSITDSFCGSLERFKIEVNAKEGVYFGDLIDYKLHRVNENGQMNLKTDPLNNEIKAQYDAFYDLCQSGESSELSSIDDAIKIKELF